One Hypanus sabinus isolate sHypSab1 chromosome 4, sHypSab1.hap1, whole genome shotgun sequence genomic region harbors:
- the LOC132392432 gene encoding zinc finger protein 235-like, which produces MRFICSDCGKGFTQSSHLLTHQRVHTGERPFTCSDCGMGFTQSFHLLRHKQIHTGERPFICSDCGKGFIGSSDLLIHQSVHTGERPFICSDCRKGFICSSDLQTHQRVHTGERPFTCSDCGKRFIRSSDLLVHQSVHTGERPFTCSECGKRFTRSSQLNEHQRVHTGERPFACSDCGKRFTRSSQLKEHQRVHTGERPFTCSDCGKGFTRSSQLKVHQRVHTGEWPFSCSECEKRFLCLTSLQRHQHVHTGERPFICSDCGKGFIRSSDLLTHQATHTVDRPFICSECGKGFPLLSHLQRHQRVHTGRERPFICSDCGKGFIQSSHLLAHQRVHTGERPFVCSACGKGFTRSSHLQTHQRVHTGERPFICSDCGKGFPRSSQLKVHQRVHTGERPFICSQCGKGFTQSSHLVTHYRVHTGEKV; this is translated from the coding sequence ATGCGGTtcatctgctcagattgtgggaagggattcactcagtcatcccacctactgacgcaccagcgagttcacactggggaaaggccgttcacctgctcagattgtgggatgggATTTACTCAGTCTTTCCACTTGCTGAGACACAAGCAAATTCAtactggggagagaccattcatctgctcagactgtgggaagggattcattggtTCATCTGATCTACTgatacaccagtcagttcacactggggagagaccattcatctgctcagattgTCGGAAGGGATTTATTTGCTCATCTGACCTGCAaacacatcagcgagttcacactggggagaggccattcacctgctcagactgtgggaagagattcatacGTTCATCTGATCTATtggtacaccagtcagttcacaccggggagagaccattcacctgctctgaatgtgggaagagattcactcggtcatctcaactgaatgaacatcagcgagttcacactggggagaggccatttgcctgctcagactgtgggaagagattcactcggtcatctcaactgaaggaacatcagcgagttcacactggggagagaccattcacctgctcagactgtgggaagggattcactcggtcttctcaactgaaggtacatcagcgagttcacactggggagtggccattcagCTGCTCTGAATGTGAGAAGAGATTCCTTTGTTTAACCagtctacagagacaccagcatgttcacactggggagaggccattcatctgctcagactgtgggaagggattcatacGTTCATCTGATCTACTGACACACCAAGCAACTCACACTGTGGataggccgttcatctgctctgaatgtgggaagggatttcctCTGTTATCCCATCTGCAGagacatcagcgtgttcacactgggagagaaaggccattcatctgctccgactgtgggaaaggattcattcagtcatctcacctactggcaCATCaacgagttcatactggggagagacCATTTGTCTGTTCAgcttgtgggaagggattcactcgatcatctcacctacagacacaccagcgagttcacacgggagaaaggccattcatctgctcagactgtgggaaaggatttcctcggtcatctcaactgaaggtgcatcaacgagttcacactggggagagaccattcatCTGCTCtcaatgtgggaagggattcactcagtcatcccatcttGTGACGCACTACCGGGTTCATactggggaaaaagtttaa